The Cucumis melo cultivar AY chromosome 5, USDA_Cmelo_AY_1.0, whole genome shotgun sequence genome has a segment encoding these proteins:
- the LOC103497562 gene encoding serine/threonine protein phosphatase 2A 57 kDa regulatory subunit B' kappa isoform-like: protein MLKQILSKLPKKLQKSETVDSATNESGNNTSRLGHVFQCTNVGSAFSSKLNVVKRVSSAVFPASIAAEAVDPHLSFKDVPNPQKQNLFVSKLNYCCEVFDLNDMEKQDLKRQMLIDVVDFVTSGSAKFTETAISSVCKLCAANLFRVFPPKSRSTSTGGETEDEEPIFDPAWSHLQNVYDLLLHFVSSNSLDAKVAKKYLDHSFILRLLDLFDSDDPRERDCLKTILHRVYGKFMIHRPFIRKAISNVMYRFVFETERHNGIAELLEIFGSVITGFALPLKEEHKTFLWRVLIPLHKPKSVGIYHQQLTYCIVQFIDKDPKLASTVIKGLLRYWPLTNSQKELMFLSETEEILEMISMVEFQKIMVPLFRRIGYCLNSSHYQVAEKAHLLWNNEHIINLIGHNRQAIIPIIIPALERNTQKHWNNAVLNLTLNVKKLVHEMDEELVLACQVDLKEEQSRSVAAAEKRRLTWERLENAARPQPISPNISFLVEPATCAVAG from the exons ATGCTTAAGCAAATACTGAGCAAACTTCCTAAGAAGTTGCAGAAGTCGGAGACGGTGGATTCTGCAACAAATGAATCTGGCAACAATACTTCTCGTCTGGGACATGTATTCCAGTGTACAAATGTAGGGAGTGCCTTCTCGAGTAAATTAAATGTTGTGAAACGTGTTTCTTCAGCAGTTTTCCCTGCAAGTATTGCAGCAGAAGCAGTGGATCCCCATTTGTCATTTAAAGATGTTCCGAATCCGCAGAAGCAGAACTTGTTTGTCAGTAAATTGAATTATTGCTGTGAGGTTTTTGATTTGAATGATATGGAGAAGCAGGATCTTAAACGTCAAATGTTGATAGATGTTGTTGATTTTGTCACATCTGGATCTGCAAAGTTCACTGAGACAGCAATTTCATCAGTATGTAAGTTGTGTGCTGCTAATCTTTTTCGCGTGTTCCCACCCAAATCTCGTTCAACTTCAACTGGTGGAGAAACAGAGGATGAAGAACCAATATTTGACCCAGCTTGGTCACATTTGCAAAATGTATATGATCTACTGCTTCATTTTGTCAGTAGCAATTCCCTAGATGCAAAAGTGGCCAAAAAGTATCTTGATCATTCTTTCATCCTGAGATTGCTCGACCTCTTTGATTCCGATGACCCAAGAGAAAGAGATTGCTTGAAAACGATCCTTCACCGTGTCTACGGAAAGTTCATGATACACAGGCCTTTCATCAGGAAGGCTATTAGCAATGTCATGTATCGTTTTGTTTTCGAGACGGAGCGGCATAATGGAATTGCAGAGCTGTTGGAAATTTTTGGTAGTGTGATTACCGGGTTTGCATTGCCATTGAAGGAGGAACACAAGACATTTTTATGGAGAGTGCTAATTCCTCTTCACAAACCAAAATCAGTCGGAATTTATCATCAGCAGTTAACGTATTGTATTGTACAGTTTATAGATAAGGATCCTAAGTTGGCCAGTACAGTTATAAAGGGACTTTTAAGATATTGGCCTTTAACAAATAGCCAGAAAGAGCTGATGTTTTTAAGTGAAACAGAAGAGATTTTGGAAATGATCAGCATGGTTGAGTTCCAGAAGATCATGGTCCCTCTCTTTCGGCGAATCGGATATTGCTTGAATAGCTCTCATTACCAG GTGGCAGAGAAAGCTCACTTGCTTTGGAACAATGAACACATCATCAATCTTATCGGTCACAACCGGCAAGCAATCATACCTATTATCATCCCAGCTCTTGAACGAAATACACAAAAGCATTGGAACAATGCCGTACTAAATCTAACTTTAAATGTGAAGAAGTTGGTTCACGAGATGGACGAGGAACTCGTGCTTGCTTGCCAGGTTGACTTGAAGGAGGAACAGTCAAGGTCAGTTGCAGCGGCAGAGAAGAGGAGATTGACATGGGAGCGGCTCGAGAATGCTGCAAGACCACAGCCTATATCTCCTAACATCTCATTTCTGGTAGAACCAGCAACATGTGCAGTTGCTGGCTAG
- the LOC103497577 gene encoding palmitoyl-acyl carrier protein thioesterase, chloroplastic-like, with translation MVATAATSAFYPVPSSSSESGAKNNKIGGGSGNLGGIKSKSVSSGSLQVKTNAQAPSKVNGSSTGLSGGVKGGDDFSSSHPRTFINQLPDWSMLLAAITTIFLAAEKQWMMLDWKPRRPDMLIDPFGLGRIVQDGLVFTQNFSIRSYEIGADRTASIETLMNHLQETALNHVKTAGLLGDGFGSTPEMCKKNLIWVVTKMQIMVDRYPTWGDTVQVDTWVSASGKNGMRRDWLVYDCKTRETLTRASSVWVMMNKETRKLSKIPEEVRREIEPFFMNTAPVIEDDGRRLPKIDDDTADYVRAGLTPKWSDLDVNQHVNNVKYIGWILESAPPPILESHELSSINLEYRRECGRDSVVQSLTAVTGTDVGTLATSGDVDCNHLLRFENGAEIVRGRTEWRPKLGNNFMILDHISADQGI, from the exons ATGGTAGCAACTGCTGCTACATCTGCGTTTTATCCTGTTCCTTCTTCATCTTCTGAGTCTGGAGCAAAGAACAACAAAATTGGAGGTGGATCTGGGAATTTGGGAGGGATCAAGTCTAAATCTGTGTCTTCTGGAAGTCTTCAGGTGAAGACTAATGCCCAAGCCCCTTCCAAAGTAAATGGAAGCTCAACTGGTTTATCAGGTGGTGTCAAGGGTGGGGACGACTTCTCATCATCTCACCCACGAACTTTTATTAATCAGCTGCCTGACTGGAGCATGCTTCTTGCTGCTATTACCACTATCTTTTTAGCAGCTGAGAAGCAATGGATGATGCTTGACTGGAAACCTCGGCGGCCCGACATGCTCATAGATCCATTTGGTTTGGGAAGGATTGTTCAGGACGGTCTTGTGTTTACCCAGAACTTCTCTATTAGATCCTATGAAATAGGTGCTGATCGTACTGCGTCTATAGAAACTTTAATGAATCATTTACAG GAAACTGCCCTCAATCATGTTAAGACTGCCGGGCTACTTGGTGATGGATTTGGTTCTACGCCAGAAATGTGCAAAAAGAACCTGATATGGGTAGTTACCAAGATGCAGATTATGGTAGACCGTTACCCTACTTG GGGTGATACTGTTCAAGTTGACACTTGGGTCAGTGCTTCTGGAAAGAATGGCATGCGTCGTGATTGGCTCGTGTATGATTGCAAAACTAGGGAAACTTTGACAAGAGCTTCCAG TGTCTGGGTTATGATGAATAAAGAGACAAGAAAGTTGTCAAAAATTCCTGAGGAAGTGAGGAGAGAAATAGAGCCATTTTTTATGAATACTGCGCCTGTTATTGAAGATGATGGAAGGAGGCTTCCAAAAATCGATGATGATACAGCTGATTATGTTCGAGCGGGTTTGACT CCTAAATGGAGTGATTTAGATGTCAACCAGCATGTGAATAATGTGAAGTACATTGGCTGGATTCTTGAG AGTGCCCCGCCACCGATATTAGAGAGTCATGAGCTTTCTTCCATCAATTTGGAGTATCGGAGAGAATGTGGGAGGGACAGTGTCGTGCAGTCACTCACTGCGGTCACTGGCACAGACGTTGGAACTTTAGCAACTTCTGGCGATGTTGACTGCAATCACTTACTTCGGTTCGAGAATGGGGCTGAGATTGTGAGAGGAAGAACAGAGTGGAGACCCAAATTGGGCAACAATTTTATGATCCTGGATCATATTTCAGCTGATCAAGGAATTTAA